TTTTATGATAAAACAATTTCACATTATATTTTTTCAACAATGCCGTTCTGATAGCTCCATAAAAAGGGAAAGGTGAAGGAAAAACCGATTTTACTGAATCTCCTGGGTTGAATCTGCGATTTTCTCTGAAGGCTAACCAATCTTCTGGTTGAAAGTATACAGCGTATAATTCATTCATATTCTTTCACCTCTCTTTGTGAATCGAACAATTTGTAATAGATCAATGGCTTTCTTTAAGCGACTAATTTCTCCACAAGATACAGTGAACATGAATTTCTTCATTGTTAGCGCAAGATTTTTGAATTCATCAGACTTTTTGTTTTTCGCATCTGATCTTTTTATAACGTAATCAATCAGGGCGTAGAGATCTTTATCTTGCAGTACGCTGAGATCTTCCGGATGAAATTTATAAAGGCTCCTATGAGATAACTTCACTTTTTCTGATTTTTCAAATATTTCAAGTGCCTTTGATATTACATCCATATTGTCAATATCCCATTTTGAGCCATTTCTTTCAGCCTGTCCCGAACGGCGCACAACAAATATTCCAAAGGCATTTCTCCCAATCTCTTCTTTTGCGCATTTTTCAGCATTTCTTGCAAGTTGTATGCCGACTCTCAATGGACTCTTGCAGTGAATCACGGCTATACCAGCACTCATTGATGCATTTTCACCCATCATAGTTGTGTAAGGTTTACCGTTCACAAAAAGCATCTGGTCTCTGAATTCATATGTTGTGTCTTCTATTTGCAATTTCTCATGTCCAATTCCAATGTACATCTTTCGAAGTTTATTGGCACACTCCAAGACTTTATCTGCCGGGAGCATCGCAAGGATATCATCTCCACCGGCGTATATGAGCATTCCCTTGTATTCTTCCTCAACGACATGCCTGACAAAACACGAAAAAACCCCCAGAGTTCTTGAAATGGCTTTGTGGTAGGATGGAGTGACAAATTTGTATTCTTGGGGATTTATCCCAATCTCAGCTAAGCGATCCTTCACCTTGGGATGAAGGATTTTTTCAGCAGATGGTGCATTGTCTCCAGAAACCCATTTGCCCATATTATCTCCATCCATCATGAGTATTGCAATGTATTTGTTTCTGTCGAAGTTTTCATTTTGCTTTGCGATTTCTTCAGTTGACTCGTACCTGATGCCTTCTATTTCCAAAACCTTTTTCAGAACTCTTTTAGTAGCATTCAAAGTTCCTAAAAGGTCTATATTTTCTCCATCTGGTTGCTTATCAACTACTTTCACACAGGCTCTCACATAATCGCCAAAATCATCTGCATTTCTTTGTCCATCAAGTTGAGCATCGCTTGAATAACCTTTGAAATATCTGACGATTTTTATGGCATTCATCTTTGAAATGAGTGTTTTGTAAATGTACCTGTAGAAAGTTCCAGTATTGGGTGGATAACCACCTTTTTCTTGGATTTCATTGATCAAATTTTTGTATGATTTAAAATCAGGACTTTTTGAGATATGTATCAGAGCTTTTTCCAATACACTTGGATCATCCGCCAAGATCACTTGAGTGGCATTTATAACTGGAAAGAGATCGATTTGTTTTTTGAATTCTTTTTCGTTTAATTGATTTTGATCAAATTCTCTCAAGGCGCTTTCAGCAATTTCTCTCCATTTCTGTTGGATCTTGTTCTTGCAGTCTTTTATAATTTCGTTAGATCTATTCGATGGCAAAATGGCAAGTACAACATTTGGCAACGATGCGATTTTTTCATCCATTTCAGGAATCTGATTTTGATTTAAAAACCTTACACCTTTTTGTTCAAGGGTTTTATGAACAAATCTATTTCCTCTCAGATATGGATATATTACCGAATCAAAACCGACGGTCAAACCTATGCACTCGATGGCTTGATAGATAAGATAGGACAGTAAATAGCTACCAGCCCACAGATCGATAGTCTTTCTTGCCTGAGAGATTATCTCCTGAACAGGTCCGATAGAGATCATTACTAATGAAGCGTTTACCTGTCCAGCCTCAATGCATGACCTTATCGCAGCAGTTGAATCTACATGGTCGATTATGGAATGATTTGGGATTCGTGTATCGGCAGGTAGAAATTGTGAAATATCAACGATATTTGGAAGTTCCCACCAGAGAGCGTGATAAAATTTATCATCGTCCGAGTTTTGACTTCGTAGTTTTTCGATATCGTTTTTGAGCTTTTCTACATATTTTTGTTGATCTATGGAAGAATAATCTATTTTAAGCTCGCTTGCAGAAAGTGGATGAATAAAGTAATTCAATTCACTAAAGTTAACCCTGATCTGTTCACCGAAACGCTCAAATGGAATTGGAAATCTATCAAAAGCGCTGGCAATTTTATCTTCTTCACCACCTCCTTTAGTTATTTCTATGCCAATACTTTTGCAGATTTCCTCAACCAGATCTTCATGTGTTTGTATATCAAAGGCTTTTGTTAAAGGATCATGTAACAATGCCGATGCCTTTTTCTGCCAAAAAGTCATCTGTGTCAATGGCTTCTACCCCCTTTGTTAATGCTTTTTTCGATCTTTCCACTCAATTGATCAAAAGTAGTTGTGAGCTTTGCATTAAAATCACTTGAAATATCATAGATGAGTTCTTCATCATTGGTGATCTTACTTTTGAGCAAAAGTCCATAAGCCGCGTATTCTTTGCCAGATTTGTTTATGATTATTCTGAGTGGAGAAGGTTTTCTACCCCTGTTTTTAATTTCTCCGGGAACTTTTGGATAAAATGTTATTTTATTTATTTTATTAGATTCTAATCTTTGATACTGCAAAGGCATGCCGAGTATAGCAGGAGAGATTTCAACTTGTTTTAAGCGTCCTTCAAGGCATTCAATTAGATTTTTAACGACGTCAAATTTCGGAGTTTTTTCTTGATTGAGTTTCCTAAGATCAAATTTGAGCTGTCTGTACCAGCCTTTACTACTTCTACTCACATAATAAAGTTTTGACATAATATCATGCCATTGTGTGCCTGTTGCTATGGGACCAAAGAATTTAAATGCATCGTCTGTTAAATTGGGAAAGTCAGAAACATCAATTTTACCAAACTCAATCAATTTATTTTTGTCATACTCTTTTATATAATCAGTCAAAGCCTCTTCTACTTGCGAGATTAATTTTTCTATTTCAAATAAGTTAGTGTATTTTTCTCTGTGAAAATCTTTGTCATTTATTATTTCAAACTGTCCAAAACCTTTTGTCGTTTTTGCGCCAAAGCCTGATAATACAGAGACTATTTTTAAAAGAGAATAGATAACATTCCAGGTGAGTTCATCTTTCACAAAAAATTTCAGCTCGAAAGTGCTTTCTGGTTTTAAACAGCTACAGACAAAATTATCTTTAGGATTTGACTTTGAAGTATAATATGTTCCATAAAGTGGATATGAAAGTTTTTTTAATACCAAATCCGGCTCGGATTTTTCTTTTTTGTTGTCAAGTCTTATGCTGTCAATGGGAGCTGTATCTCCTTGATCGTATTTAACAATTAAGCCAAAAGGAGCCTTTTCATTTTGAGATCCAAAGATCATTGATTCCAGAAATTTGAGACCTTTGTATTTTTCCTTTTCATAGAGTTTTTCAAGTTTCTTTCGCTCATCTTTATCCGCAATATTATGAAAGTTCAATGTATAAATATCAATTACCCTTGGCGCTATCGCACGAAACCAAAAATGAAGAACACCCTTGATGCTTTGTGGCCTAAGCTCGAAGTGATAAATTTTGTAACTTGGAGATCCGTTAACAGAAAAATTCAAACTTTTTGAGATAATTGGTGTAATCACTTTGCATTCAACAGGTTTGTTTATCACATTCATCAAAATCCCCCTTTTCCCTTTTTTAATCACCTCATGAATCAATTTGTTGAAGATTGATTATCTCTAACCTTAGTGAATGGTTTGATAGTGTTCAATACAGAGGTAACCATTAGCATATCATCTAAGAAGCCGGTTACAGGTAAGAAATCTGGTATGCTATCTAATGGAGATAGTACATACGTACACGCTGATATCAACAACAACAATGCCCATACAGGCAGTGTAACTTGCTTTGTCATGACTTGTTTTATGAATTGCATAAACTGTTTCATACCGGCTGCACGCTTTTCTTTAGCATATCTGAGTGTTTCTTCCAGTAAATCCCCCATTAAAAAAACCACATCCAAAATTCATTGTTAGGATTTCCTGTGATAGAAAACTCGCGTTTGCTGGTTTAAATCGTTCCAATAATATTGATCCAGTTACTTGAGATTTCCTGACAGTTCCAAAAAAATTAATTTCGTTCTTTGTAGGTAATCAAAACAAATACACCAAATAAAAATATGCCCTTATGGATTATATGGAACAGGTACAGGAGAAATTATTCCAGTGATATACTTTGTACCAAAATTGTAGTTCTTAAGCGTAATTGCCGAAATATAAAGTTGTTGAACTTCTTTATCTCCGATACTTACAAATGTGTAATCAACTCGTGTTTCTCCTGGACCCACATTCAAACCGTTTGTCCAGTCACTAATAGTTGTGTTATCAGAACATTTGCCTTTGAAATCAATTTCGTAGTAGTCGATTTCTGTATTTCCGACATTTGTTAATGTATAATCAACCTTTAGCGAGCCTATGATCGTTAATTCAACTTTCGTAATTCTAACTACGGCGTCAATACGAAAGAACAAATTTGTACAACCTGATAGCAGAATAACCGTTAAAACAATCAAAATAAGTAAAATAAGTCTTTTCATAACCACCACCTCCTAATTATTCCCAAAAATTTTTCCAATATAGAAAAAATGTACACCTCACATAAGAACAAAGGGAAAGAAAGTCCGCAAACCGAACAGTAACTCGCACCCAAACCCATCAGAGTTAGTTTCCATCTCTTTCAGAGAGAACCTTCTTTCGGACCAACTTTACTTGTTCGTAAAGGAAAGATACCCCAAGCAGAAGTTTCCATCTCTTTCAGAGAGAACCTTCTTTCGGACTATGGGAAGTTGAAAGTTGTGCAATTTACTTTAACGGACAGTTTCCATCTCTTTCAGAGAGAACCTTCTTTCGGACGGGATGACGATTAACCAACTGTATATGTTCTTAAAGACACGTTTCCATCTCTTTCAGAGAGAACCTTCTTTCGGACGATTATAACACAAATATTAAACAGCGGGGACAGTTAATCCGTTTCCATCTCTTTCAGAGAGAACCTTCTTTCGGACATCCGAGCAAATTTTTAACAACATCACAATCACAATATCTGTTTCCATCTCTTTCAGAGAGAACCTTCTTTCGGACTCGTATACGTGTTCAACGAAGCAACATACCAATTAGTCAAGTTTCCATCTCTTTCAGAGAGAACCTTCTTTCGGACTTTCCGGTTTCAGTCAGTGTAATCATCGAGCCATATAACAGTTTCCATCTCTTTCAGAGAGAACCTTCTTTCGGACATATTTTATTTTATCGGTAGTAACGTGTTTAGCCCCCATGAGTTTCCATCTCTTTCAGAGAGAACCTTCTTTCGGACCGTATACATATTCAACGAGGCAACCTACCAGTTAGTCAAGAAGTTTCCATCTCTTTCAGAGAGAACCTTCTTTCGGACAATTCCTGATTCGTATGGCGAAGTACTACGGGGTCTATTGGTTTCCATCTCTTTCAGAGAGAACCTTCTTTCGGACGCGCAAAAACTTCTTTTCCTAGTAACAAATGACATCGAAGTTTCCATCTCTTTCAGAGAGAACCTTCTTTCGGACTTTCTAATACGTATGGCGAAGTACTACGGGGTCTATTGACGTTTCCATCT
The DNA window shown above is from Thermotoga profunda AZM34c06 and carries:
- the cas10 gene encoding type III-B CRISPR-associated protein Cas10/Cmr2, coding for MTFWQKKASALLHDPLTKAFDIQTHEDLVEEICKSIGIEITKGGGEEDKIASAFDRFPIPFERFGEQIRVNFSELNYFIHPLSASELKIDYSSIDQQKYVEKLKNDIEKLRSQNSDDDKFYHALWWELPNIVDISQFLPADTRIPNHSIIDHVDSTAAIRSCIEAGQVNASLVMISIGPVQEIISQARKTIDLWAGSYLLSYLIYQAIECIGLTVGFDSVIYPYLRGNRFVHKTLEQKGVRFLNQNQIPEMDEKIASLPNVVLAILPSNRSNEIIKDCKNKIQQKWREIAESALREFDQNQLNEKEFKKQIDLFPVINATQVILADDPSVLEKALIHISKSPDFKSYKNLINEIQEKGGYPPNTGTFYRYIYKTLISKMNAIKIVRYFKGYSSDAQLDGQRNADDFGDYVRACVKVVDKQPDGENIDLLGTLNATKRVLKKVLEIEGIRYESTEEIAKQNENFDRNKYIAILMMDGDNMGKWVSGDNAPSAEKILHPKVKDRLAEIGINPQEYKFVTPSYHKAISRTLGVFSCFVRHVVEEEYKGMLIYAGGDDILAMLPADKVLECANKLRKMYIGIGHEKLQIEDTTYEFRDQMLFVNGKPYTTMMGENASMSAGIAVIHCKSPLRVGIQLARNAEKCAKEEIGRNAFGIFVVRRSGQAERNGSKWDIDNMDVISKALEIFEKSEKVKLSHRSLYKFHPEDLSVLQDKDLYALIDYVIKRSDAKNKKSDEFKNLALTMKKFMFTVSCGEISRLKKAIDLLQIVRFTKRGERI
- the cmr1 gene encoding type III-B CRISPR module RAMP protein Cmr1, with protein sequence MNVINKPVECKVITPIISKSLNFSVNGSPSYKIYHFELRPQSIKGVLHFWFRAIAPRVIDIYTLNFHNIADKDERKKLEKLYEKEKYKGLKFLESMIFGSQNEKAPFGLIVKYDQGDTAPIDSIRLDNKKEKSEPDLVLKKLSYPLYGTYYTSKSNPKDNFVCSCLKPESTFELKFFVKDELTWNVIYSLLKIVSVLSGFGAKTTKGFGQFEIINDKDFHREKYTNLFEIEKLISQVEEALTDYIKEYDKNKLIEFGKIDVSDFPNLTDDAFKFFGPIATGTQWHDIMSKLYYVSRSSKGWYRQLKFDLRKLNQEKTPKFDVVKNLIECLEGRLKQVEISPAILGMPLQYQRLESNKINKITFYPKVPGEIKNRGRKPSPLRIIINKSGKEYAAYGLLLKSKITNDEELIYDISSDFNAKLTTTFDQLSGKIEKSINKGGRSH
- a CDS encoding YkvA family protein — protein: MVFLMGDLLEETLRYAKEKRAAGMKQFMQFIKQVMTKQVTLPVWALLLLISACTYVLSPLDSIPDFLPVTGFLDDMLMVTSVLNTIKPFTKVRDNQSSTN